In a genomic window of Malaya genurostris strain Urasoe2022 unplaced genomic scaffold, Malgen_1.1 HiC_scaffold_95, whole genome shotgun sequence:
- the LOC131440145 gene encoding LOW QUALITY PROTEIN: cytochrome c oxidase subunit 2-like (The sequence of the model RefSeq protein was modified relative to this genomic sequence to represent the inferred CDS: substituted 5 bases at 5 genomic stop codons) — MATXSNLRLQNRFSPLIEQLNFFHDYTIIILIIITALISYIIIILFFNKFTNRFLLHGQTIEIIXTILPAIILIFIAFPSLRLLYLIDEINNPLITLKAIGHQXYXRYEYSNFNNLEFDSYIIPTNELNTNGFRLLDVDNRIILPFNNQIRILVTATDVLHSXTIPRLGVKIDATPGRLNQSNFFINQPGLFFGQCSEICGANHRFIPIVIESIPLNYFIK; from the coding sequence ATGGCAACATGATCTAACTTAAGATTACAAAATAGATTTTCACCTTTAATagaacaattaaattttttcCATGACTATACAAtcataattttaattataattaCTGCATTAATTTCTTAtattataattatattattttttaataaatttactaatcgatttttATTACATGGACaaacaattgaaattatttgaacaaTTTTACCTGCTATTATCTTAATATTTATTGCTTTTCCTTCTTTACGATTATTATATTTAATAGATGAAATTAATAATCCATTAATCACCTTAAAAGCTATTggacatcaatgatattgaagatatgaatattcaaattttaataatttagaaTTTGATTCATACATAATTCCTACAAACGAATTAAATACTAATGGATTTCGACTCTTAGATGTTGACAATCGAATTATTCTACCTTTTAATAATCAAATTCGAATTTTAGTAACAGCTACTGATGTTCTTCATTCTTGAACAATTCCTAGATTAGGAGTAAAAATTGATGCTACTCCTGGACGATTAAATCaatctaatttttttataaatcaacCAGGTCTTTTTTTTGGTCAATGTTCAGAAATTTGTGGAGCTAATCATAGATTTATACCTATTGTAATTGAAAGTATTcctttaaattattttattaaatga